The nucleotide window CCAATCTGTGTTAATGGTTGGCACCTCATCTTTTTTGCGTATGTTATCGACCATCACCACTACATAGTTATTGCCCTTTTTTAATTTCGACGTCACATCAAATTGAAATGGCGTAAACCCGCCTTTGTGTGTGCCTACCTTTTCGCCATTCAGATAAACGTGACTTTCATAATTCACCGCTGCGAAATATAAATAGTAACTCTTGTTGGCTTGTGGATCTGCAACAAAATCTCTTTTGTACCAAACAGTACCTTCATAAAACAGAAGTTTTTGATCTTGAGAGTTCCAATCACCAGGAACTTGCAGAGAAGGCTCAAAATCAAAATTGTATTCGACTCTTGTTTTTTTGTCCGGGGATGTAATATTATCATAAAAACCTCCCTTTCCAGATTTACTTTGATCGAAAGGTTTTTGTCTGTAATCCAAGTAGCCCATCTGGTATGGATCTATAATATACTTCCAAGAACCATTCAAATTGATATGATCTCTGGCAAAAGCGTGCTGAATCGTTTTTTGTCCCATAATCGATATGCAAAATGAATTTAAAATAAAGACTGTCAACAGCAACTGGATAATATTTTTTTTAAACATAAAATTTAGATTAATGATTGATTCAAATATTAAGTTATGATCCTAATATCCGATATTAAATTGTGAAGCTGCAGCACCCATAATGTCGATCTGACTTTGGGGAACCGGGCAATTGACATACTGCGCTCTCCACGGGGTAAGACTATTTACAGCGTCGGAGGCTTCTGAGCTTGTGTTATCACCATTTCTGTAGTGTAGAGTAATTCTTTCACCCAGAATTCCTAATCGTTTCAGCAGAAACCAACGTTCATTTTCAAAAGCCAATTCCCTTGCTGATTCTTCAAGATAGGTTTCCTGCGTCCAGCTTGTAAAATCAAATGATGATAATGCATTAGGATTGAGACCATAACCTCTTCTGCGAACTTTATTAATGTATGATAAAGCTAATGCATCATTTCCAAGATTATGATGCGCTTCCGACGCCAGAAGCAGTGTTTCTGCATATCGGTAATACATATAATTTTTAAAACTGTTTTCTGTCCCAACCAGCTTTGTTTGAAAGTCTGCATATTTTTTAAGGCTCCAGTGGTACCTTCTGTAATTATCCTCCGGCTGCGTAATAGGCTGTCCAAAGCGTGGGTGAGCAGGATTATTAACAATATAAGCAGTATAATTATCTGGCCAGTAATAAGTTGAAAACCGCTTGTCATTGGTCTTGTCATAAAGGGATTTTAAATAATTATTAGGATAAAACCAACCTAACGATTGCCCACCGTAATTAACATCTAAAACCATCTCATTTCCAGCACTACCCGAAGCTCCAGACTGTTTTTCATAAATTCTTTGGGTAAAAACACTTCCCAGCCAAAATCCACCACCTCCTGCAAGATCATCCCCTTGTCCGAGACTTTGGTTGCGCTGGTAAACAAACAGCGCTTCTTTATGGTTGACATCAGCTCCGAAAACCTGATTAATATCTACCAAAT belongs to Chryseobacterium sp. KACC 21268 and includes:
- a CDS encoding RagB/SusD family nutrient uptake outer membrane protein, which gives rise to MKKLQCLFISIISLATICISCEDFLEEEIIDQVSVDYIYTTPEGLDVGVNALYNRMRQYNAPSGDNSNLQANVFFMAATDLGLHRTWFTPYGATTHTPQNFPRDKWVNAYKIIDRASAIISSARTVSMDSNAKRKLVAQARVIRGELYLDLIRMYGTILLDTVATNAQNIDDAVIYKAATEEEIFGVINQDLDYAVANLDWQVPTGRYGQGVARHLRGKAAMWRKDWQKAAEEFDAIIVNPTHDLVDINQVFGADVNHKEALFVYQRNQSLGQGDDLAGGGGFWLGSVFTQRIYEKQSGASGSAGNEMVLDVNYGGQSLGWFYPNNYLKSLYDKTNDKRFSTYYWPDNYTAYIVNNPAHPRFGQPITQPEDNYRRYHWSLKKYADFQTKLVGTENSFKNYMYYRYAETLLLASEAHHNLGNDALALSYINKVRRRGYGLNPNALSSFDFTSWTQETYLEESARELAFENERWFLLKRLGILGERITLHYRNGDNTSSEASDAVNSLTPWRAQYVNCPVPQSQIDIMGAAASQFNIGY